The genomic stretch CGGGAGGACGTTGCGAAGAATGTCAAGGTGAAGGTATTATCAAGGTTGAGATGCAGTTCATGGCAGATGTCTATTTGGAATGTGAACATTGTAAAGGAAAACGTTTCAAAGATGAAGTTCTGGAAGTAAAATACAAAGGACTGAATATATACGATATTTTGGAAATGACCGTGAACCAAGCAGTAGAATTTTTCTCTTCCGGGACAAGTCATAGCGAACGAAGCATCATTAGCAAACTGCAAAAATTGATTGATGTCGGTTTGGGTTATATCAAATTGGGGCAAGCATCCAGCACATTAAGTGGTGGAGAAAGTCAACGAGTAAAGCTGGCTTACCATCTCAGTCAAGAAAATGCAGAACCAACCCTTTTCGTGTTTGACGAACCGACCACTGGATTGCATTTTCATGATATTCATAAGTTGATGGATTCTCTGAATGCCCTGATCGAACGAGGACACACGGTATTGATCATCGAACACAACATGGACGTGATCAAATGCGCGGATAATATTATAGACTTGGGGCCGGAAGGAGGAAGTGAAGGCGGATATCTCGTTTTCGAGGGAACACCGGAGGAATTGATAAAGTGTGAAACCTCTTATACCGGGAAATATCTTGCAGAGAAATTGCAAGAGAATAAATAACGAATATGTTCATTTGGAATATTTAAATATGAAGAAGTTAATAGATTTCACTGTTACAGAGAATAAAAGATTAAATCATGACACCATTTTGCTGGTGTTGCATTCGGAAGAATTACCTGAAATTCAGCCGGGACAATTCGTGAATGTACGGGTGGATCATTCTCCCTCAACTTTTTTACGAAGACCGATTTCAGTGCATGACGTGGATGAAGCGCGCGGGTTACTTTATCTTTTTATCAAAATCGTGGGATGCGGAACGTCAACCTTGGGCGATTTGCAAATTGGTGATAAAGTGAACGTGATGTTACCTCTTGGCAATCATTTTTCGATCCCGGCTTCCGGTAGACCTTTACTTATCGGTGGAGGTTGCGGGGTGGCTCCCATGTTGCATTTATCCCGGATCATGAAAGCACGGGGGTTATCACCTGTCGTGTTGATCGGTACCCGAACAGATAAAGATATTCTTCGGAAAGAAGAGTACGAAAAATATGCCACGGTATACTATACAACTGAAGACGGTTCCTTCGGGGAAAAAGGATATGTCACGCAACATTCCGTTTTGAAAGAAAAATTTGATCATATCTTTTGTTGTGGCCCGGAAGTGATGATGAAAGCGGTTGCAGGGTATGCGAATCAAAATAATATTAATTGTGAAGTATCTTTAGAAAATACAATGGCTTGTGGTATTGGAGCATGCCTCTGTTGTGTAACCGACACGAAAGAAGGTCATAAATGCGTGTGTACGGAAGGTCCTATTTTCAATATAAAAGATTTAAAATGGCAGATTTAAATATAAATATCAACGGCTTATCCCTGAAGAATCCCGTGTTAACAGCATCCGGAACCTTCGGATACGGGACTGAATTTCAGGATTTTATTGATTTAGAACGTTTGGGTGGATTTATCGTGAAAGGAACAACGTTAAAACATCGTGAAGGTAACCCTTACCCTCGGATGGCCGAAACTCCTTCCGGAATGTTGAATGCCGTGGGATTACAGAATAAAGGTGTAGACTATTTCATAGAGCATATTTATCCGACGATAAAAGACATAAATAGTAATATACTGGTGAATGTATCCGGTTCAACTATCGCCGATTACGTTGCCACGGCAGAAAAAATAAACGCGTTGGATCATATCCCGGCCATCGAATTGAATATTTCCTGTCCTAACGTGAAAGAAGGTGGTATGGCTTTCGGAACAAGTTGTGTTTCAGCTTCTGAGGTGGTTAAGGAAGTTCGAAAAGTCTACAAGAAACACTTGATGGTCAAATTATCTCCTAATGTTACGAGTATACAGGAAATTGCCTTGGCTGTAGAAGGCGCGGGTGCAGATTCTGTATCACTTATCAATACCTTAATGGGGATGGCTGTTAATGTAAAAACTAGAAAACCTGTATTAAGTACGGTTACGGGGGGATTAAGTGGTCCTTGCGTGAAACCCGTGGCACTTCGTATGGTTTGGCAAGTTGCTAAAGTCGTGAAAATTCCTGTGGTTGGTTTGGGTGGAATAAGCTGTGCCAATGATGCGATCGAATTCTTATTGGCCGGGGCTTCTGCTATACAGATTGGTACCGCAAATTTTATTGATCCAACGGTAACAATAAAAGTGATCGATGGTATTAACAATTACTTAGATCTAAACGGTTTCAAGTCTGTTAAAGAAATTATCGGCTTGATATAAAAAATAGACAATAAAAGAAAGTGAGTCAAAAGTCCGTTCGATTTTATGGATTTTTGACTCATTCTCTTTATTCTTTCTCATAGTCCTCAAAACTGCCATCTTCAAAAAATAATATAATCCGTTTTATTTTTTTTGTCTGTTTCGTTAAAGACCTGACGTATGTCATCGGATCTCTTGTTTCTTCTGATTTTACATTTTTATCGGACATAATAGGTGTATTTTGTTTTTCCGTCGATTCCATGTCAAATAACGTAGGCTCGGTTACTACCGTTTTTTTTTCTTCTTGTATAGGAGAATTATCCATTGATCCGTTTCCTGTGATTAACCAAGTCAGATTGAGATCCGGAAATGTTTTCGCGATATTATTGATAATATCAAAACCGGGTTTATTCCTGCCTGCAAGAATATGGGAAATTGTAGAAGCATTTACTCCAATCATAGCTGCAAATTTCGTTGCAGTCAATCCCTTTTTCTCGATAATTTGATTCAAACGTTCTTGCATAAGCTTGTTATTTTGTAACTTTGAATATTACAAATGTAATTATTTGAATCGAGAAATCAAAATTACATTTGTAATTCATGATGATTACAAATGTAATCAATGATTCGTGATGATATTTGTCAATTTATATTCTATGGTTGTAATATACTTGTTATCAACATGATTCATAGTATTTATATCTTTTAATTGTGCCGCTTATGTTATGAGATATACTAATTATTAATAATCAGTAACTTACACGTATTCGTTACAGGGGATAATACTTATACTTAAACTTTATATTATCGTTTAATAACAACTGAATATTAGTGAATTATAATTTGAATTTAAATCAAATTAACAACGGACATATTCTGAATTCGTTATTATGGTTAAATCATTATTAAATATAAACATCATATATTATGCGTTTATTTATTGGAATTCAATACTATAGATTGATTTGTTTATAACTGTTAATCCGTGAAGCACCTTGAACTAGCAGACACTTGTAATGATTACATTTGTGTATTCCTCTCCCCTTTTCGCAACAGTACATGTGTTACAAACGTAATACATGGCTTTCATCACGACAACTTTACAAATGTAATTTTCCTCTATTTTGTTATATTCAACAAAAACTCTACATTTGAGAAATAAAAAAATATAGTCATGAATATACCAGAGAAATTAATCGAATTAAGACGCATTATGGATCGAGAAAATATTGCGGCTTATATCATATCCGGAACAGATCCTCACAATAGCGAATATCTTCCCGCTCCATGGCAACAGAGAAAATGGATTTCCGGTTTTACCGGGTCATATGGTACTGTTGTGGTCACGAAAAACGAGGCTGGATTGTGGACTGACACCCGCTATTTCATTCAAGCAGAGAAAGAATTGGCCGGTTCCGGCATAAAACTCCATAAATTGCGTGTTCCCGATGCTGTAGATTATCCTCAATGGTTGGTTGAAGTGCTTGAATCTGGAACTAAAGTAGGAATTGATGGCTTTTGTATGTCTGTTAGTGATGTACGTAACCTAAAAAATGCATTAAGCCCTAAAAATATAACTATCCAGAAACAAATAGATTTGCTGGGAGAAATGTGGTTTGATCGTCCGGCTCTTCCCGTGGAGAAAATAATTCGTTTGGATACAAAATATGTCGGGGAATCTGCCGGAGAA from Butyricimonas virosa encodes the following:
- a CDS encoding helix-turn-helix domain-containing protein — protein: MQERLNQIIEKKGLTATKFAAMIGVNASTISHILAGRNKPGFDIINNIAKTFPDLNLTWLITGNGSMDNSPIQEEKKTVVTEPTLFDMESTEKQNTPIMSDKNVKSEETRDPMTYVRSLTKQTKKIKRIILFFEDGSFEDYEKE
- a CDS encoding dihydroorotate dehydrogenase electron transfer subunit, whose translation is MKKLIDFTVTENKRLNHDTILLVLHSEELPEIQPGQFVNVRVDHSPSTFLRRPISVHDVDEARGLLYLFIKIVGCGTSTLGDLQIGDKVNVMLPLGNHFSIPASGRPLLIGGGCGVAPMLHLSRIMKARGLSPVVLIGTRTDKDILRKEEYEKYATVYYTTEDGSFGEKGYVTQHSVLKEKFDHIFCCGPEVMMKAVAGYANQNNINCEVSLENTMACGIGACLCCVTDTKEGHKCVCTEGPIFNIKDLKWQI
- a CDS encoding dihydroorotate dehydrogenase; this translates as MADLNININGLSLKNPVLTASGTFGYGTEFQDFIDLERLGGFIVKGTTLKHREGNPYPRMAETPSGMLNAVGLQNKGVDYFIEHIYPTIKDINSNILVNVSGSTIADYVATAEKINALDHIPAIELNISCPNVKEGGMAFGTSCVSASEVVKEVRKVYKKHLMVKLSPNVTSIQEIALAVEGAGADSVSLINTLMGMAVNVKTRKPVLSTVTGGLSGPCVKPVALRMVWQVAKVVKIPVVGLGGISCANDAIEFLLAGASAIQIGTANFIDPTVTIKVIDGINNYLDLNGFKSVKEIIGLI